CCTCTTTAATATCGAGTTCAACCTCGACCCACAGGAATTCGGCGGCAAATGCCTGAGCAATATGGAGCGCGACTTAAACCGCTTTTTGGAGCTCGCACGCCAGGCCGCGGCCGAGGTCAACGCGCACGTGGTGCTCACGGGCATCCTGCCCACGCTGAAGCTCACGGACTTACACCTTGGCAACATGACGCCAAACCCGCGCTATTACGCGCTCAACGACGCGTTGTGCAAGTTGCGCGGGGGCTCCTACAACTTCCATATCAAGGGCGCTGACGAGTTCATTGTGCAGCACGATAACGTGATGCTCGAGTCGTGTAATACCTCGTTCCAGGTGCATTTCCAGGCGGGCCCCGAAGAGTTCGCGCGCCTCTACAACGTGGCCCAACTCGTGGCCGCACCGGTCCTTGCCGCGGCCTGCAACTCGCCATTGCTCTTTGGGAAGAGGTTGTGGCGAGAAACGCGGATCGCGCTCTTTCAGCAGTCGGTGGACACGCGAGGGTCTGGGACGGCAATCCGCGAGAAACACCCACGCGTGAGCTTCGGGCACCGCTGGTTGGACGATTCGGTGCTCGAGATTTTCCACGATGATATCGCGCGTTTCCGAGTGCTTATCGATACTGAGGTGGATGAGGATCCCTTCGAGGCAATCGAGGCCGGGCGACCTCCGAGCCTTAAGGCGCTGCGGCTGCACAACGGCACCATCTATCGCTGGAATCGCGCGTGTTATGGTGTGCACGAGGGCCAGGCGCACCTGCGTATTGAGAACCGCGTGCTCCCGTCTGGGCCGACGCCGATAGACGAGCTCGCGAACGCCGCATTCTGGTTTGGACTGATGATTTCGGTGGCCGAAGAGCACTCTGACGTGCGCGAGGTCATGGACTTTGACGACGCGAACTCGAACTTTTTGGCGGTGGCGAGGCAGGGGCTGAGCGCGCCGCTCAAATGGACGGACGGCATCACGGCGTCGGCGGACGAGCTGATTTTGCACCGCCTTCTCCCCATGGCGCGCGAAGGACTGCTCAACCGAGGCGTAGATCCGGACGATGTGTCTCGTTATCTGGATGTGATGGAGGAGCGGGTCAAGACCAAGCAGACCGGCGCGATGTGGGCGCTGAACTCGTTCCAGGGCATGAAGCACAAGCGTAGCATGTCCGAGCGCCTTAGCGCGCTCACAGCGGCCACCGTGACCAGGCAGCGCCTTGGGACGCCTGTGCACACCTGGGGGCTCGTAGATACGCACGAGGGCGCGTCCTGGAAGGATAATTTCTACAGGGTCGAGCAGTTCATGAAGACCGATATCATCACGGTGAATCAGGACGAGGTCATAGACCTTGTCGTTAGCGTGATGGATTGGCAGCAGGAGCGCCATATTCCGGTGGAGGACGACCAGGAGAATCTGGTGGGAATCGTGACGTATCTGACCATCTTGCGATACCTGAATCAGGAGGGAGAGCGCGGGGATGCGGTCAGTACGATCATGCATACGGAGGTGGTGACCGTGACGCCGGAGACTCTGACCACCGATGCTGTGCGCATTATGCGAGAGAATAAAGTAAGCTGCCTTCCGGTTGTGCGCGATGGGAAGCTCGTTGGGTTGGTGACCGAGCGCGATTTCCTACGTATCACCGAAGAACTCATGGAAGAGAAGCTCTCTCGCGCATAGATTATGGCCATCAAGACTAGAGTGGATGATGATTGGATTGAACGGGTGGTGGACCACGAGGATTTTGAGAAGGCGATCGAGCGCCAGGTCAAGACCGTGGAGAACCTCAGGCGACACCTCGAGAAGAACCCTACCGAGCAGGCGAAAGCTGACCTTGGGCGTGCGGTGCAGCGGCTCTCGGAGTGGTACCGGTGGACTGAGCAGTGGAACGAGAGCCTTAAGCTCAAGGACGAGGCGATTGCGATCTGGGCGGAGCTCGGGCGTGAGCGGGCGAGGACTTTGGTGCTTTTGCAAAAGGCCCTGACGCAGCATTTTGCGGGCGATAAAGAGGCTGCGTACACGCGTTTTGACTTGTTGCTTTCGCGGCTAAATCACGTGGAGGAGCTGCAGAATTATTTGGACTTTGCGCATGATTGGCGCGCGCGCTGTCTCGCGCGAGACGGGCGTTTTGAGGAGGCCAAGGCGGATATGGAAGAAGCCCTCAAACTCCGCATCCAGCGCGGCAACGAGCCTCATATCCAAGAAACTCGCCGTCTTTTGGATTCTTTGTCTACGATACAATAATGCTTACCAACCTCAAAAAGACCGCACTCGTCCTTGGGACCCTGCTCCTCTCCTTCCCCGCCTACTCCCAAACCATGGAGACCGCGCCGGGAGAAGATATCGAGGGGCTCATCTCAGCGCCGAACTTCGCGTACATGACGGCTGCTGTGCCGCAGACAGCCACACCGAATATCGGGATCACGGTGAGTGGCGGCGTCTCGCTCGGCGTCTATCAGGCCGGATTCATGTACGTCTTTACGGAGATGATGAAGTCGCAAAAGGCGAACTTGAGGTTGTTTACAGGGGCATCAGCCGGCAGCGCGAATGCGCTGATCTCAGCCATCAACTC
This Microvenator marinus DNA region includes the following protein-coding sequences:
- a CDS encoding glutamate-cysteine ligase family protein gives rise to the protein MGMHDVRVAGAEELRQFMKRLLRDVKALERMLADGLVETGVRRIGAEQELFLVDESFGAAPVALEVLNRLKDHPEFTTELGLFNIEFNLDPQEFGGKCLSNMERDLNRFLELARQAAAEVNAHVVLTGILPTLKLTDLHLGNMTPNPRYYALNDALCKLRGGSYNFHIKGADEFIVQHDNVMLESCNTSFQVHFQAGPEEFARLYNVAQLVAAPVLAAACNSPLLFGKRLWRETRIALFQQSVDTRGSGTAIREKHPRVSFGHRWLDDSVLEIFHDDIARFRVLIDTEVDEDPFEAIEAGRPPSLKALRLHNGTIYRWNRACYGVHEGQAHLRIENRVLPSGPTPIDELANAAFWFGLMISVAEEHSDVREVMDFDDANSNFLAVARQGLSAPLKWTDGITASADELILHRLLPMAREGLLNRGVDPDDVSRYLDVMEERVKTKQTGAMWALNSFQGMKHKRSMSERLSALTAATVTRQRLGTPVHTWGLVDTHEGASWKDNFYRVEQFMKTDIITVNQDEVIDLVVSVMDWQQERHIPVEDDQENLVGIVTYLTILRYLNQEGERGDAVSTIMHTEVVTVTPETLTTDAVRIMRENKVSCLPVVRDGKLVGLVTERDFLRITEELMEEKLSRA